A region of the Litchfieldia alkalitelluris genome:
CCATCACCATACGCACTTCCTACACCATTTGTAGTCTTAGACATGCTAGTGAGATCTTCATAATAGCCTTTTCCTACCACTAAGGATGAAGTACCTGAAATACTAAATACTTTAAAATTTCCTATATTAATTTCAATTTTAGTAATAATGGTTTCCTCCTCTAGTTAGAAGTCAAAAGGAATTTCCAACTCATTATCTTCTTTAATAAATGTATAAGTGAGTACTCCATCTTCATAACTTGATGTATAATTTGACATTTTTACAGATTTCGGAAGGGGAATCTCTCTTTCATAATATTGTTGAGGGAGATCACTAGATAGTAAAGTAACGGCTTGACTTGGTTTTAAAGAGTGCGATTTAACTTTTAAAGTTAAAATTTGGTCAGTATTAAAATGGATTTTGGCATATTTCATACTAGGCAATCCGGGAGCAACTATGCATAAATAGATATGTTTTACATCTTCCCAAATCTCTACCGGTATCATTTGTGTTTGTTTTTTCTTACTAGTTCTTAATCCATGAATGTCACCCCAGAAATCATCATTTAACAGAGAGTGGTATTGTTTAACCATCTTTTTCATTTCAAGTATTGATTTTGGATTAATTTCTGATTGTGGCATTGCATTGAACGGGAATCCATCTTTTTTATTGAAAAAATCCATTGGATTCATAACAAGTAGTCACCCTTTCATGTCTATTCCTCTTGATAGTGTATTCAGGCAAAAGCCTATAGGTTCTTGGTTTGGAGTGAAGCATTATAAATCCCTTTTTAAAGGATTCTGTTTTTAAAAACCAAAATATTTGTCCTCAAAACGATAAATCAGTATAATAGGATAAAGTCAAAGAAATTTGTCGATAATGATATTGTTTGGCTAGACCATTAAAGAAAGGGGAATTATTATGCCACAAGGAGCTACTGAAACAAGTACCTTAAAAGTGGGGGACAAAGCACCAGATTTTACGCTTCAAGCCCATGGCAACCGTAGAGTCACTTTAAGTGAATATCGCGGAATTAGTAATGTGTTTTTATGTTTTTATCCTCTAGATTGGACACCTGTCTGAGGCGCGCAAATGCCTTCTTACGAGGACGATCTTCCTCGCTTTGAAGACTTTGATACCCAAGTTTTGGGTATAAGCGTTGATAGTGTACATAGTCACGAGGCATGGCAAAAATCAATTGGTGGAGTATCTTACCCACTTTGCTCTGATTTTTACCCACATGGAGAAGTATCTGAAAAATATGGTGTTCTTCGTACAAAACAAGGAGAACCAGCATACGGAGCTTCCGAACGTGCATTATTTATTGTCGATAAAGAAGGAATCATTCAATTTATTGATGTCCACCCAATCGATCGACAACCAGATAATGAAGAATTATTTGATGTTTTACGTAAACTTTAATCAGTAAAAAGAATTTATAAGGGAGGCTATTTTATGGAACTCTCAAGAAAAGCAATCCCATATACACCTGTGGACAAGCCCCTCCATGAAATGACGATTATGATCGTTTCAACTTCCGGGGTACATCTAAAGGATCAAGAAGCATATAATACGGATCCAGCTGAAGGCGATGCGACGTTTCGTATCATCCCAGGAGATGTTGATTCTAAAGATCTAACGGTAACTCATGCAGCACCAAAAGATCATTATAATACCGATTATCCGAAGGAAGATATTAATTGTGTATTTCCAATTGATCGCCTAAGAGAAATGGTAGACGACGGTGATCTTGGTGGGGTAGCTGAAAAGCACCTAACAATGATGGGCTATTCTATGAGGTTAAATAAGATTAACAAGGAAACGATTCCAGCTTTAGTTAAAGAAGTAGTGCGCTCTAAAGCAGATGCAGTACTTCTGACAGCTGGCTGACCGCTTTGTCATCGCACTGTAGTTACAGTGCAGCGTGGAATCGAAGCACAAGGTATCCCAACGAGCTTGATAACTCTAGATGTTGAGCAATCAAGTTTGATGAGACCTCCTCGTGCTATTCATCCAGTGGGCTTTGAGTTTGGTCATTCCCTAGGAAAGCCGAATGATAAGAACACTCAGATGAAAGTGTTATATGCAGCATTAGCTGAATTGGTTGAAAGACAAGAACCTGGGAATATTCACGAATCACATTTCCCAACATACTAAATGACTAAAAGGGACAAGGTTATGCTTTGTCCCTTTTGTTATATCTTTTTATTGTAATTAACGGTTTTTGTCGAAACTAGGATCGTATTCAAATGGTTGATGAATTTTTTGCTGTTTTTATTTCCTTGACAAAAATCCATAAAAATAACGCTAAAGATTAATCTTCAGCGTGGGCGATTATTGCTCCA
Encoded here:
- a CDS encoding glycine/sarcosine/betaine reductase selenoprotein B family protein; protein product: MELSRKAIPYTPVDKPLHEMTIMIVSTSGVHLKDQEAYNTDPAEGDATFRIIPGDVDSKDLTVTHAAPKDHYNTDYPKEDINCVFPIDRLREMVDDGDLGGVAEKHLTMMGYSMRLNKINKETIPALVKEVVRSKADAVLLTAG
- a CDS encoding Hsp20 family protein, encoding MNPMDFFNKKDGFPFNAMPQSEINPKSILEMKKMVKQYHSLLNDDFWGDIHGLRTSKKKQTQMIPVEIWEDVKHIYLCIVAPGLPSMKYAKIHFNTDQILTLKVKSHSLKPSQAVTLLSSDLPQQYYEREIPLPKSVKMSNYTSSYEDGVLTYTFIKEDNELEIPFDF
- a CDS encoding redoxin domain-containing protein — protein: MPQGATETSTLKVGDKAPDFTLQAHGNRRVTLSEYRGISNVFLCFYPLDWTPVUGAQMPSYEDDLPRFEDFDTQVLGISVDSVHSHEAWQKSIGGVSYPLCSDFYPHGEVSEKYGVLRTKQGEPAYGASERALFIVDKEGIIQFIDVHPIDRQPDNEELFDVLRKL